The following nucleotide sequence is from Candidatus Methylomirabilota bacterium.
GGGGCCGTGCGCGACTTCGAGCCGATCCTCCTCGGCCGGGACCCCCGGCCGGTCGAGATGCTCTACTGGGACCTCTACCGGATGGGCCGCCAGAGCCCGGGCGGGATCGCGGCCAAGGCCATCGCCGGCATCGAGCTGGCGTTGTGGGACATCAAGGCCAAGGCGCTCGGCGTGCCCGTCTACGAGCTGTTCGGGGGCCCGCTGCGCGAGCAGCAGCCGGTCTACTGGTCCCACTGCGGGACCTCCCGGGCCCGGCACGCGGCGGTCATCGGGGTGCCGCCCCTCCGGACGCTCGACGACCTGGCGCGCCTCGGCGAAGAAGTCGTGCGGCGCGGCTACCGGGCGCTCAAGACCAACATCGTGTTCCCCGGCGAGCCGGCGCGCACCTACTTCCCCGGCTTCGGCGGTCCCCCCGGCACCACCGACCAGACCGTCACGCCCGACCTCCTCCATCACCTCGAGGCCCAGATCGGCACCTTCCGCCGCGCGGTCGGCCCGGACGTCGGCATCGCGCTGGACCTCAATTTCAACTTCAAGCCCGAGGCGGCCCACCGCATCTGCCGAACGCTCGAGCCCTTCGATCTGATGTGGATCGAGCTCGACATGTACGACGAGCGGGCGCTCCGGGAGGTGAAGGACGCCACCTCCATCCCGGTCTGCTCGGGCGAGAACCTGTTCGGGCTCCGCGGCTATCGCCCCTATTTCGAGGCTCGGGCCCTGGACGTGGTGATGGTGGACGTGCCCTGGAACGGCTTTGCCCAGTCCCGGAAGATCGCCGACCTGGCCGAGAGCTACGAGCTCAACATCGCCCCCCACAACTACTACAGCCATCTCTCGACCCTCCACTCCGCGCACCTCTGCGCCAGCATCCCCAACGTGCGGATCATGGAGATCGACGTCGACGACGTGCCGTGGAAGGACGCGCTGGTCGACGTCCCGCCCGTCGTCCGGGACGGCCAGCTCGTGATCCCGACCCGGCCAGGCTGGGGGGCCGACCTCGACGAGGCCGTCGCCCGCCAGCACGTCTGGGAGCCGGGGCGCCTCCCCGGCTACTCCGACCCCGCGATGTACCGGCGGTGAGCGGGATCCGGACCGGCCTCTGCGTGGCGCCACTCGCTACGCGACAGAGGCATCCACGCATGATCGGGCGCATCATCGCTCTGGCGCTCGCCTGCGTGCTCG
It contains:
- a CDS encoding mandelate racemase/muconate lactonizing enzyme family protein, which gives rise to GAVRDFEPILLGRDPRPVEMLYWDLYRMGRQSPGGIAAKAIAGIELALWDIKAKALGVPVYELFGGPLREQQPVYWSHCGTSRARHAAVIGVPPLRTLDDLARLGEEVVRRGYRALKTNIVFPGEPARTYFPGFGGPPGTTDQTVTPDLLHHLEAQIGTFRRAVGPDVGIALDLNFNFKPEAAHRICRTLEPFDLMWIELDMYDERALREVKDATSIPVCSGENLFGLRGYRPYFEARALDVVMVDVPWNGFAQSRKIADLAESYELNIAPHNYYSHLSTLHSAHLCASIPNVRIMEIDVDDVPWKDALVDVPPVVRDGQLVIPTRPGWGADLDEAVARQHVWEPGRLPGYSDPAMYRR